One genomic segment of Macaca fascicularis isolate 582-1 chromosome 19, T2T-MFA8v1.1 includes these proteins:
- the LRG1 gene encoding leucine-rich alpha-2-glycoprotein isoform X1 produces the protein MASWSRQRPESPGGFQPHLSRTLFLLLLLAASACGVTLSPKDCQVFRSDHGSSISCQPPAKIPSYLPADTVHLAVEFFNLTLLPATLLQGSSKLQELHLSSNRLESLSPEFLRPVPQLRVLDLTRNSLTGLPPGLFQASATLDTLVLKENQLEVLEASWLHGLKALRHLDLSGNCLRKLPPGLLANFTLLRTLDLAENQLETLPPDLLQGPLQLERLHLEGNKLQELGKDLLVPQPDLRYLFLNGNKLARVAAGAFQGLRQLDMLDLSNNSLASVPEGLWISLGQPNRDMRDGFDISSNPWICDQNLSDLYRWLQAQKDKMFSQNDTRCAGPEAMKGQTLLAVAESQ, from the exons ATGGCCTCTTGGAGCCGACAGCGACCCGAAAG CCCAGGGGGCTTTCAACCCCATCTTTCTAGAACCCTGTTCCTGCTGCTGCTATTGGCGGCCTCAGCCTGCGGGGTCACCCTGAGCCCCAAAGACTGCCAGGTGTTCCGCTCAGACCATGGCAGCTCCATCTCCTGCCAACCACCTGCCAAAATCCCCAGCTACCTGCCAGCCGACACTGTGCACCTGGCCGTGGAGTTCTTCAACCTGACCCTCCTGCCAGCCACCCTCCTCCAGGGCTCCTCTAAGCTCCAAGAATTGCACCTCTCCAGCAACAGGCTGGAAAGCCTCTCACCCGAGTTCCTGCGGCCAGTGCCGCAGCTGAGGGTGCTGGATCTAACTCGAAACTCCCTGACCGGGCTGCCCCCAGGCCTCTTCCAGGCCTCAGCCACCCTGGACACCCTGGTGTTGAAAGAAAACCAGCTGGAGGTCCTGGAGGCCTCGTGGCTGCACGGTCTGAAAGCCCTGAGGCATCTGGACCTGTCTGGGAACTGCCTCCGGAAACTGCCCCCTGGGCTGCTGGCCAACTTCACCCTCCTGCGCACCCTTGACCTTGCGGAGAACCAGTTGGAGACCTTGCCCCCTGACCTTCTGCAGGGTCCGCTGCAGTTAGAACGGCTACATCTAGAAGGCAACAAATTGCAAGAACTGGGAAAGGATCTCCTCGTGCCGCAGCCAGACCTGCGCTACCTTTTCCTGAACGGCAACAAGCTGGCCAGGGTGGCAGCCGGTGCCTTCCAGGGCCTGCGGCAGCTGGACATGCTGGACCTCTCCAATAACTCGCTGGCCAGTGTGCCCGAGGGGCTCTGGATATCCTTAGGGCAGCCAAACCGGGACATGCGGGATGGCTTTGACATCTCCAGCAACCCCTGGATCTGTGACCAGAACCTGAGCGACCTCTATCGTTGGCTTCAGGCCCAAAAAGACAAGATGTTTTCCCAGAATGACACGCGCTGTGCTGGGCCTGAAGCCATGAAGGGCCAGACGCTCCTGGCAGTGGCCGAGTCCCAGTGA
- the LRG1 gene encoding leucine-rich alpha-2-glycoprotein isoform X2, whose protein sequence is MASWSRQRPERTLFLLLLLAASACGVTLSPKDCQVFRSDHGSSISCQPPAKIPSYLPADTVHLAVEFFNLTLLPATLLQGSSKLQELHLSSNRLESLSPEFLRPVPQLRVLDLTRNSLTGLPPGLFQASATLDTLVLKENQLEVLEASWLHGLKALRHLDLSGNCLRKLPPGLLANFTLLRTLDLAENQLETLPPDLLQGPLQLERLHLEGNKLQELGKDLLVPQPDLRYLFLNGNKLARVAAGAFQGLRQLDMLDLSNNSLASVPEGLWISLGQPNRDMRDGFDISSNPWICDQNLSDLYRWLQAQKDKMFSQNDTRCAGPEAMKGQTLLAVAESQ, encoded by the exons ATGGCCTCTTGGAGCCGACAGCGACCCGAAAG AACCCTGTTCCTGCTGCTGCTATTGGCGGCCTCAGCCTGCGGGGTCACCCTGAGCCCCAAAGACTGCCAGGTGTTCCGCTCAGACCATGGCAGCTCCATCTCCTGCCAACCACCTGCCAAAATCCCCAGCTACCTGCCAGCCGACACTGTGCACCTGGCCGTGGAGTTCTTCAACCTGACCCTCCTGCCAGCCACCCTCCTCCAGGGCTCCTCTAAGCTCCAAGAATTGCACCTCTCCAGCAACAGGCTGGAAAGCCTCTCACCCGAGTTCCTGCGGCCAGTGCCGCAGCTGAGGGTGCTGGATCTAACTCGAAACTCCCTGACCGGGCTGCCCCCAGGCCTCTTCCAGGCCTCAGCCACCCTGGACACCCTGGTGTTGAAAGAAAACCAGCTGGAGGTCCTGGAGGCCTCGTGGCTGCACGGTCTGAAAGCCCTGAGGCATCTGGACCTGTCTGGGAACTGCCTCCGGAAACTGCCCCCTGGGCTGCTGGCCAACTTCACCCTCCTGCGCACCCTTGACCTTGCGGAGAACCAGTTGGAGACCTTGCCCCCTGACCTTCTGCAGGGTCCGCTGCAGTTAGAACGGCTACATCTAGAAGGCAACAAATTGCAAGAACTGGGAAAGGATCTCCTCGTGCCGCAGCCAGACCTGCGCTACCTTTTCCTGAACGGCAACAAGCTGGCCAGGGTGGCAGCCGGTGCCTTCCAGGGCCTGCGGCAGCTGGACATGCTGGACCTCTCCAATAACTCGCTGGCCAGTGTGCCCGAGGGGCTCTGGATATCCTTAGGGCAGCCAAACCGGGACATGCGGGATGGCTTTGACATCTCCAGCAACCCCTGGATCTGTGACCAGAACCTGAGCGACCTCTATCGTTGGCTTCAGGCCCAAAAAGACAAGATGTTTTCCCAGAATGACACGCGCTGTGCTGGGCCTGAAGCCATGAAGGGCCAGACGCTCCTGGCAGTGGCCGAGTCCCAGTGA
- the SEMA6B gene encoding semaphorin-6B isoform X1, which produces MQTPQASPPRPALLLLLLLLGGAHGLFPEEPPPLSVAPRDYLNHYPVFVGSGPGRLAPAEGAEDLNIQRVLRVNRTLFIGDRDNLYRVELEPPTSTELRYQRKLTWRSNPSDINVCRMKGKQEGECRNFVKVLLLRDESTLFVCGSNAFNPVCANYSIDTLQPVGDSISGMARCPYDPKHANVALFSDGMLFTATVTDFLAIDAVIYRSLGDRPTLRTVKHDSKWFKEPYFVHAVEWGSHVYFFFREIAMEFNYLEKVVVSRVARVCKNDVGGSPRVLEKQWTSFLKARLNCSVPGDSHFYFNVLQAVTSVVSLGGRPVVLAVFSTPSNSIPGSAVCAFDMTQVAAVFEGRFREQKSPESIWTPVPEDQVPRPRPGCCAAPGMQYNASSALPDDILNFVKTHPLMDEAVPSLGHAPWIVRTLMRHQLTRVAVDVGAGPWGNQTVVFLGSEAGTVLKFLVRPNASTSGTSGLSVFLEEFETYRPDRCGRPGGGETGQRLLSLELDAASGGLLAAFPRCVVRVPVARCQQYSGCMKSLVCSRNCIGSQDPYCGWAPDGSCIFLSPGTRATFEQDVSGASTSGLGDCTGLLRASLSEDRAGLVSVNLLVTSSVAAFVVGAVVSGFSVGWFVGLRERRELARRKDKEAILAHGAGEAVLSVSRLGERRAQGPGGRGGGGGAGVPPEALLAPLMQNGWAKATLLQGGPHDLDSGLLPTPEQTPLPQKRLPTPHPHPHALGPRAWDHGHPLLPASASSSLLLLAPSRAPEQPSAPGEPTPDARLYAARPGRASHGDFPLTPHASPDRRRVVSAPTGPLDPASAADGLPRPWSPPPTGSLRRPPGPHAPPAATLRRTHTFNSGEARPGDRHRGCHARPGTDLAHLLPYGGADRTAPPVP; this is translated from the exons ATGCAGACCCCGCAAGCGTCCCCTCCCCGCCCGGCCCTGCTACTTCTGCTGCTGCTACTGGGGGGCGCCCACGGCCTCTTTCCTGAGGAGCCGCCACCGCTCAGCGTGGCCCCCAGGGACT ACCTGAACCACTATCCCGTGTTTGTGGGCAGCGGACCCGGACGCCTCGCCCCCGCAGAAGGTGCTGAGGACCTCAACATCCAGCGAGTCCTGCGAGTCAACAGGACGCTGTTCATTGGCGACAG GGACAACCTCTACAGGGTAGAGCTGGAGCCCCCCACGTCTACGGAGCTGCGGTACCAGAGG AAGCTGACCTGGAGATCGAATCCCAGCGATATAAACGTGTGTCGGATGAAGGGCAAACAGGAG gGCGAGTGTCGAAACTTTGTAAAGGTGCTGCTCCTTCGGGACGAGTCCACGCTCTTTGTGTGCGGTTCCAACGCCTTCAACCCGGTGTGCGCCAACTACAGC ATAGACACCCTGCAGCCCGTGGGAGACAGCATCAGTGGTATGGCCCGCTGCCCGTACGACCCCAAGCACGCCAATGTTGCCCTCTTCTCTG ACGGGATGCTCTTCACAGCTACTGTTACCGACTTCCTTGCCATTGACGCTGTCATCTACCGCAGCCTCGGGGACAGGCCCACCCTGCGCACCGTGAAACACGACTCCAAGTGGTTCAAAG AGCCTTACTTTGTCCATGCGGTGGAGTGGGGCAGCCATGTCTACTTCTTCTTCCGGGAGATCGCGATGGAGTTTAACTACCTGGAGAAG GTGGTGGTGTCCCGCGTGGCCCGAGTGTGCAAGAACGACGTGGGAGGCTCCCCCCGCGTGCTGGAGAAGCAGTGGACGTCCTTCCTGAAGGCGCGGCTCAACTGCTCTGTGCCCGGGGACTCTCACTTCTACTTCAACGTGCTGCAGGCTGTCACAAGTGTGGTCAGCCTCGGGGGCCGGCCCGTGGTCCTGGCTGTGTTTTCCACGCCCAGCAACAG CATCCCTGGCTCGGCTGTCTGCGCCTTTGACATGACACAGGTGGCGGCTGTGTTTGAAGGCCGCTTCCGAGAGCAGAAGTCCCCCGAGTCCATCTGGACGCCGGTGCCGGAGGATCAGGTGCCTCGACCCCG GCCTGGGTGCTGCGCAGCCCCCGGGATGCAGTACAATGCCTCCAGCGCCCTGCCGGACGACATCCTAAACTTTGTCAAGACCCACCCTCTGATGGACGAGGCGGTGCCCTCGCTGGGCCACGCGCCCTGGATCGTGCGGACCCTGATGAG gcaCCAGCTGACTCGAGTGGCTGTGGACGTGGGAGCCGGCCCCTGGGGCAACCAGACTGTTGTCTTCCTGGGTTCTGAGGCAGGGACCGTCCTCAAGTTCCTCGTCCGGCCCAACGCCAGTACCTCAGGGACATCTGGGCTCAGTGTCTTCctggaagagtttgagacctACCGGCCAGACAG GTGTGGACGGCCGGGCGGTGGCGAGACAGGGCAGCGGCTGCTGAGCTTGGAGCTGGACGCAGCTTCAGGGGGCCTGCTGGCTGCCTTCCCCCGCTGCGTGGTCCGAGTGCCCGTGGCTCGCTGCCAGCAGTACTCTGGGTGTATGAAGT CCCTGGTCTGCTCTAGGAACTGTATCGGCAGTCAGGACCCCTACTGCGGGTGGGCCCCAGATGGCTCCTGCATCTTCCTCAGCCCAGGCACCAG AGCCACCTTTGAGCAGGACGTGTCCGGGGCCAGCACCTCAGGCTTAGGGGACTGCACAG GACTCCTGCGGGCCAGCCTCTCAGAGGACCGCGCGGGGCTGGTGTCGGTGAACCTGCTGGTGACATCGTCGGTGGCGGCCTTCGTGGTGGGAGCCGTGGTGTCCGGCTTCAGCGTGGGCTGGTTCGTGGGCCTCCGTGAGAGGCGGGAGCTGGCCCGGCGCAAGGACAAGGAGGCCATCCTGGCGCACGGGGCGGGCGAGGCGGTGCTGAGCGTCAGCCGCCTGGGCGAGCGCAGGGCGCAGGGTCCCGGGGGCCGGGGCGGAGGCGGCGGCGCCGGGGTTCCCCCCGAGGCCCTGCTGGCGCCCCTGATGCAGAACGGCTGGGCCAAGGCCACGCTGCTGCAGGGCGGGCCCCACGACCTGGACTCGGGGCTGCTGCCCACGCCCGAGCAGACGCCGCTGCCGCAGAAGCGCCTGCCCACCCCGCACCCGCACCCCCACGCCCTGGGCCCCCGCGCCTGGGACCACGGCCACCCCCTGCTCCCCGCCTCCGCTTCGTCCTCCCTCCTACTTCTGGCGCCCTCCCGGGCCCCCGAGCAGCCCTCTGCGCCTGGGGAGCCGACCCCCGACGCCCGCCTCTATGCTGCCCGGCCCGGCCGCGCCTCCCACGGCGACTTCCCGCTCACCCCCCACGCCAGCCCGGACCGCCGGCGGGTGGTGTCGGCGCCCACGGGCCCCTTGGACCCAGCCTCAGCCGCCGATGGCCTCCCGCGGCCCTGGAGCCCGCCCCCGACGGGCAGCCTGCGGAGGCCGCCGGGCCCCCACGCCCCTCCGGCCGCCACCCTGCGCCGCACCCACACGTTCAACAGCGGCGAGGCCCGGCCTGGGGACCGCCACCGCGGCTGCCACGCCCGGCCCGGCACAGACTTGGCCCACCTCCTCCCCTATGGGGGGGCGGACAGGACTGCGCCCCCCGTGCCCTAG
- the SEMA6B gene encoding semaphorin-6B isoform X3, which translates to MQTPQASPPRPALLLLLLLLGGAHGLFPEEPPPLSVAPRDYLNHYPVFVGSGPGRLAPAEGAEDLNIQRVLRVNRTLFIGDRDNLYRVELEPPTSTELRYQRKLTWRSNPSDINVCRMKGKQEIDTLQPVGDSISGMARCPYDPKHANVALFSDGMLFTATVTDFLAIDAVIYRSLGDRPTLRTVKHDSKWFKEPYFVHAVEWGSHVYFFFREIAMEFNYLEKVVVSRVARVCKNDVGGSPRVLEKQWTSFLKARLNCSVPGDSHFYFNVLQAVTSVVSLGGRPVVLAVFSTPSNSIPGSAVCAFDMTQVAAVFEGRFREQKSPESIWTPVPEDQVPRPRPGCCAAPGMQYNASSALPDDILNFVKTHPLMDEAVPSLGHAPWIVRTLMRHQLTRVAVDVGAGPWGNQTVVFLGSEAGTVLKFLVRPNASTSGTSGLSVFLEEFETYRPDRCGRPGGGETGQRLLSLELDAASGGLLAAFPRCVVRVPVARCQQYSGCMKSLVCSRNCIGSQDPYCGWAPDGSCIFLSPGTRATFEQDVSGASTSGLGDCTGLLRASLSEDRAGLVSVNLLVTSSVAAFVVGAVVSGFSVGWFVGLRERRELARRKDKEAILAHGAGEAVLSVSRLGERRAQGPGGRGGGGGAGVPPEALLAPLMQNGWAKATLLQGGPHDLDSGLLPTPEQTPLPQKRLPTPHPHPHALGPRAWDHGHPLLPASASSSLLLLAPSRAPEQPSAPGEPTPDARLYAARPGRASHGDFPLTPHASPDRRRVVSAPTGPLDPASAADGLPRPWSPPPTGSLRRPPGPHAPPAATLRRTHTFNSGEARPGDRHRGCHARPGTDLAHLLPYGGADRTAPPVP; encoded by the exons ATGCAGACCCCGCAAGCGTCCCCTCCCCGCCCGGCCCTGCTACTTCTGCTGCTGCTACTGGGGGGCGCCCACGGCCTCTTTCCTGAGGAGCCGCCACCGCTCAGCGTGGCCCCCAGGGACT ACCTGAACCACTATCCCGTGTTTGTGGGCAGCGGACCCGGACGCCTCGCCCCCGCAGAAGGTGCTGAGGACCTCAACATCCAGCGAGTCCTGCGAGTCAACAGGACGCTGTTCATTGGCGACAG GGACAACCTCTACAGGGTAGAGCTGGAGCCCCCCACGTCTACGGAGCTGCGGTACCAGAGG AAGCTGACCTGGAGATCGAATCCCAGCGATATAAACGTGTGTCGGATGAAGGGCAAACAGGAG ATAGACACCCTGCAGCCCGTGGGAGACAGCATCAGTGGTATGGCCCGCTGCCCGTACGACCCCAAGCACGCCAATGTTGCCCTCTTCTCTG ACGGGATGCTCTTCACAGCTACTGTTACCGACTTCCTTGCCATTGACGCTGTCATCTACCGCAGCCTCGGGGACAGGCCCACCCTGCGCACCGTGAAACACGACTCCAAGTGGTTCAAAG AGCCTTACTTTGTCCATGCGGTGGAGTGGGGCAGCCATGTCTACTTCTTCTTCCGGGAGATCGCGATGGAGTTTAACTACCTGGAGAAG GTGGTGGTGTCCCGCGTGGCCCGAGTGTGCAAGAACGACGTGGGAGGCTCCCCCCGCGTGCTGGAGAAGCAGTGGACGTCCTTCCTGAAGGCGCGGCTCAACTGCTCTGTGCCCGGGGACTCTCACTTCTACTTCAACGTGCTGCAGGCTGTCACAAGTGTGGTCAGCCTCGGGGGCCGGCCCGTGGTCCTGGCTGTGTTTTCCACGCCCAGCAACAG CATCCCTGGCTCGGCTGTCTGCGCCTTTGACATGACACAGGTGGCGGCTGTGTTTGAAGGCCGCTTCCGAGAGCAGAAGTCCCCCGAGTCCATCTGGACGCCGGTGCCGGAGGATCAGGTGCCTCGACCCCG GCCTGGGTGCTGCGCAGCCCCCGGGATGCAGTACAATGCCTCCAGCGCCCTGCCGGACGACATCCTAAACTTTGTCAAGACCCACCCTCTGATGGACGAGGCGGTGCCCTCGCTGGGCCACGCGCCCTGGATCGTGCGGACCCTGATGAG gcaCCAGCTGACTCGAGTGGCTGTGGACGTGGGAGCCGGCCCCTGGGGCAACCAGACTGTTGTCTTCCTGGGTTCTGAGGCAGGGACCGTCCTCAAGTTCCTCGTCCGGCCCAACGCCAGTACCTCAGGGACATCTGGGCTCAGTGTCTTCctggaagagtttgagacctACCGGCCAGACAG GTGTGGACGGCCGGGCGGTGGCGAGACAGGGCAGCGGCTGCTGAGCTTGGAGCTGGACGCAGCTTCAGGGGGCCTGCTGGCTGCCTTCCCCCGCTGCGTGGTCCGAGTGCCCGTGGCTCGCTGCCAGCAGTACTCTGGGTGTATGAAGT CCCTGGTCTGCTCTAGGAACTGTATCGGCAGTCAGGACCCCTACTGCGGGTGGGCCCCAGATGGCTCCTGCATCTTCCTCAGCCCAGGCACCAG AGCCACCTTTGAGCAGGACGTGTCCGGGGCCAGCACCTCAGGCTTAGGGGACTGCACAG GACTCCTGCGGGCCAGCCTCTCAGAGGACCGCGCGGGGCTGGTGTCGGTGAACCTGCTGGTGACATCGTCGGTGGCGGCCTTCGTGGTGGGAGCCGTGGTGTCCGGCTTCAGCGTGGGCTGGTTCGTGGGCCTCCGTGAGAGGCGGGAGCTGGCCCGGCGCAAGGACAAGGAGGCCATCCTGGCGCACGGGGCGGGCGAGGCGGTGCTGAGCGTCAGCCGCCTGGGCGAGCGCAGGGCGCAGGGTCCCGGGGGCCGGGGCGGAGGCGGCGGCGCCGGGGTTCCCCCCGAGGCCCTGCTGGCGCCCCTGATGCAGAACGGCTGGGCCAAGGCCACGCTGCTGCAGGGCGGGCCCCACGACCTGGACTCGGGGCTGCTGCCCACGCCCGAGCAGACGCCGCTGCCGCAGAAGCGCCTGCCCACCCCGCACCCGCACCCCCACGCCCTGGGCCCCCGCGCCTGGGACCACGGCCACCCCCTGCTCCCCGCCTCCGCTTCGTCCTCCCTCCTACTTCTGGCGCCCTCCCGGGCCCCCGAGCAGCCCTCTGCGCCTGGGGAGCCGACCCCCGACGCCCGCCTCTATGCTGCCCGGCCCGGCCGCGCCTCCCACGGCGACTTCCCGCTCACCCCCCACGCCAGCCCGGACCGCCGGCGGGTGGTGTCGGCGCCCACGGGCCCCTTGGACCCAGCCTCAGCCGCCGATGGCCTCCCGCGGCCCTGGAGCCCGCCCCCGACGGGCAGCCTGCGGAGGCCGCCGGGCCCCCACGCCCCTCCGGCCGCCACCCTGCGCCGCACCCACACGTTCAACAGCGGCGAGGCCCGGCCTGGGGACCGCCACCGCGGCTGCCACGCCCGGCCCGGCACAGACTTGGCCCACCTCCTCCCCTATGGGGGGGCGGACAGGACTGCGCCCCCCGTGCCCTAG
- the SEMA6B gene encoding semaphorin-6B isoform X2, producing MQTPQASPPRPALLLLLLLLGGAHGLFPEEPPPLSVAPRDYLNHYPVFVGSGPGRLAPAEGAEDLNIQRVLRVNRTLFIGDRDNLYRVELEPPTSTELRYQRKLTWRSNPSDINVCRMKGKQEGECRNFVKVLLLRDESTLFVCGSNAFNPVCANYSIDTLQPVGDSISGMARCPYDPKHANVALFSDGMLFTATVTDFLAIDAVIYRSLGDRPTLRTVKHDSKWFKEPYFVHAVEWGSHVYFFFREIAMEFNYLEKVVVSRVARVCKNDVGGSPRVLEKQWTSFLKARLNCSVPGDSHFYFNVLQAVTSVVSLGGRPVVLAVFSTPSNSIPGSAVCAFDMTQVAAVFEGRFREQKSPESIWTPVPEDQVPRPRPGCCAAPGMQYNASSALPDDILNFVKTHPLMDEAVPSLGHAPWIVRTLMRHQLTRVAVDVGAGPWGNQTVVFLGSEAGTVLKFLVRPNASTSGTSGLSVFLEEFETYRPDRCGRPGGGETGQRLLSLELDAASGGLLAAFPRCVVRVPVARCQQYSGCMKNCIGSQDPYCGWAPDGSCIFLSPGTRATFEQDVSGASTSGLGDCTGLLRASLSEDRAGLVSVNLLVTSSVAAFVVGAVVSGFSVGWFVGLRERRELARRKDKEAILAHGAGEAVLSVSRLGERRAQGPGGRGGGGGAGVPPEALLAPLMQNGWAKATLLQGGPHDLDSGLLPTPEQTPLPQKRLPTPHPHPHALGPRAWDHGHPLLPASASSSLLLLAPSRAPEQPSAPGEPTPDARLYAARPGRASHGDFPLTPHASPDRRRVVSAPTGPLDPASAADGLPRPWSPPPTGSLRRPPGPHAPPAATLRRTHTFNSGEARPGDRHRGCHARPGTDLAHLLPYGGADRTAPPVP from the exons ATGCAGACCCCGCAAGCGTCCCCTCCCCGCCCGGCCCTGCTACTTCTGCTGCTGCTACTGGGGGGCGCCCACGGCCTCTTTCCTGAGGAGCCGCCACCGCTCAGCGTGGCCCCCAGGGACT ACCTGAACCACTATCCCGTGTTTGTGGGCAGCGGACCCGGACGCCTCGCCCCCGCAGAAGGTGCTGAGGACCTCAACATCCAGCGAGTCCTGCGAGTCAACAGGACGCTGTTCATTGGCGACAG GGACAACCTCTACAGGGTAGAGCTGGAGCCCCCCACGTCTACGGAGCTGCGGTACCAGAGG AAGCTGACCTGGAGATCGAATCCCAGCGATATAAACGTGTGTCGGATGAAGGGCAAACAGGAG gGCGAGTGTCGAAACTTTGTAAAGGTGCTGCTCCTTCGGGACGAGTCCACGCTCTTTGTGTGCGGTTCCAACGCCTTCAACCCGGTGTGCGCCAACTACAGC ATAGACACCCTGCAGCCCGTGGGAGACAGCATCAGTGGTATGGCCCGCTGCCCGTACGACCCCAAGCACGCCAATGTTGCCCTCTTCTCTG ACGGGATGCTCTTCACAGCTACTGTTACCGACTTCCTTGCCATTGACGCTGTCATCTACCGCAGCCTCGGGGACAGGCCCACCCTGCGCACCGTGAAACACGACTCCAAGTGGTTCAAAG AGCCTTACTTTGTCCATGCGGTGGAGTGGGGCAGCCATGTCTACTTCTTCTTCCGGGAGATCGCGATGGAGTTTAACTACCTGGAGAAG GTGGTGGTGTCCCGCGTGGCCCGAGTGTGCAAGAACGACGTGGGAGGCTCCCCCCGCGTGCTGGAGAAGCAGTGGACGTCCTTCCTGAAGGCGCGGCTCAACTGCTCTGTGCCCGGGGACTCTCACTTCTACTTCAACGTGCTGCAGGCTGTCACAAGTGTGGTCAGCCTCGGGGGCCGGCCCGTGGTCCTGGCTGTGTTTTCCACGCCCAGCAACAG CATCCCTGGCTCGGCTGTCTGCGCCTTTGACATGACACAGGTGGCGGCTGTGTTTGAAGGCCGCTTCCGAGAGCAGAAGTCCCCCGAGTCCATCTGGACGCCGGTGCCGGAGGATCAGGTGCCTCGACCCCG GCCTGGGTGCTGCGCAGCCCCCGGGATGCAGTACAATGCCTCCAGCGCCCTGCCGGACGACATCCTAAACTTTGTCAAGACCCACCCTCTGATGGACGAGGCGGTGCCCTCGCTGGGCCACGCGCCCTGGATCGTGCGGACCCTGATGAG gcaCCAGCTGACTCGAGTGGCTGTGGACGTGGGAGCCGGCCCCTGGGGCAACCAGACTGTTGTCTTCCTGGGTTCTGAGGCAGGGACCGTCCTCAAGTTCCTCGTCCGGCCCAACGCCAGTACCTCAGGGACATCTGGGCTCAGTGTCTTCctggaagagtttgagacctACCGGCCAGACAG GTGTGGACGGCCGGGCGGTGGCGAGACAGGGCAGCGGCTGCTGAGCTTGGAGCTGGACGCAGCTTCAGGGGGCCTGCTGGCTGCCTTCCCCCGCTGCGTGGTCCGAGTGCCCGTGGCTCGCTGCCAGCAGTACTCTGGGTGTATGAA GAACTGTATCGGCAGTCAGGACCCCTACTGCGGGTGGGCCCCAGATGGCTCCTGCATCTTCCTCAGCCCAGGCACCAG AGCCACCTTTGAGCAGGACGTGTCCGGGGCCAGCACCTCAGGCTTAGGGGACTGCACAG GACTCCTGCGGGCCAGCCTCTCAGAGGACCGCGCGGGGCTGGTGTCGGTGAACCTGCTGGTGACATCGTCGGTGGCGGCCTTCGTGGTGGGAGCCGTGGTGTCCGGCTTCAGCGTGGGCTGGTTCGTGGGCCTCCGTGAGAGGCGGGAGCTGGCCCGGCGCAAGGACAAGGAGGCCATCCTGGCGCACGGGGCGGGCGAGGCGGTGCTGAGCGTCAGCCGCCTGGGCGAGCGCAGGGCGCAGGGTCCCGGGGGCCGGGGCGGAGGCGGCGGCGCCGGGGTTCCCCCCGAGGCCCTGCTGGCGCCCCTGATGCAGAACGGCTGGGCCAAGGCCACGCTGCTGCAGGGCGGGCCCCACGACCTGGACTCGGGGCTGCTGCCCACGCCCGAGCAGACGCCGCTGCCGCAGAAGCGCCTGCCCACCCCGCACCCGCACCCCCACGCCCTGGGCCCCCGCGCCTGGGACCACGGCCACCCCCTGCTCCCCGCCTCCGCTTCGTCCTCCCTCCTACTTCTGGCGCCCTCCCGGGCCCCCGAGCAGCCCTCTGCGCCTGGGGAGCCGACCCCCGACGCCCGCCTCTATGCTGCCCGGCCCGGCCGCGCCTCCCACGGCGACTTCCCGCTCACCCCCCACGCCAGCCCGGACCGCCGGCGGGTGGTGTCGGCGCCCACGGGCCCCTTGGACCCAGCCTCAGCCGCCGATGGCCTCCCGCGGCCCTGGAGCCCGCCCCCGACGGGCAGCCTGCGGAGGCCGCCGGGCCCCCACGCCCCTCCGGCCGCCACCCTGCGCCGCACCCACACGTTCAACAGCGGCGAGGCCCGGCCTGGGGACCGCCACCGCGGCTGCCACGCCCGGCCCGGCACAGACTTGGCCCACCTCCTCCCCTATGGGGGGGCGGACAGGACTGCGCCCCCCGTGCCCTAG